Proteins from a single region of Stutzerimonas stutzeri:
- the murD gene encoding UDP-N-acetylmuramoyl-L-alanine--D-glutamate ligase yields MLIASDQFRIVVGLGKSGMSLVRHLARRGLPFAVADTRVNPPELATLSAEYPDVQVRCGELDVEFLCTASELLVSPGLAVSTPALQEAKARGVKLSGDIELFAREARAPIIAITGSNAKSTVTTLVGEMAKAAGCKVAVGGNLGTPALDLLDDEVELYVLELSSFQLETTEQLNAEVVTCLNISEDHMDRYSGLPAYHQAKHRIFRGARQVVVNRDDRLSRPLVADDLPTWTFGLGKPDFKGFGLFEDKGEKYLAFQFETLMPVRELKMRGAHNQSNALAALALGNAVGLPFEPMLETLRQFAGLPHRCQWVGQRNGVDYYDDSKATNVGAALAAIEGLGADIDGKLVLIAGGDGKGADFSALRLPIARYCRAVVLLGRDAQRLADALADATALVHVTTLDEAVQRAAECANEGDAVLLSPACASLDMFKNFEERGQLFAAAVEALN; encoded by the coding sequence GTGCTCATCGCTTCCGACCAGTTCCGCATCGTTGTCGGCCTCGGCAAGAGCGGCATGTCCCTGGTTCGCCATCTGGCGCGCCGTGGCCTGCCGTTTGCCGTCGCTGACACCCGTGTGAACCCGCCGGAGCTGGCGACTCTCAGCGCCGAGTACCCCGACGTGCAGGTGCGCTGCGGCGAGCTTGACGTGGAGTTCCTCTGCACTGCCAGCGAGCTGCTGGTGAGCCCAGGCCTAGCAGTCAGCACCCCGGCGCTGCAGGAAGCGAAAGCCCGCGGAGTCAAGCTGTCCGGGGATATCGAGCTGTTCGCTCGCGAAGCCAGGGCCCCGATCATTGCTATCACTGGTTCCAACGCTAAAAGCACCGTAACCACGCTAGTGGGCGAAATGGCAAAAGCCGCAGGATGCAAAGTGGCAGTTGGCGGCAACCTCGGCACTCCGGCCCTTGATCTGCTCGATGATGAGGTAGAGCTTTACGTGTTGGAGCTGTCCAGCTTCCAGCTCGAAACCACCGAGCAGCTCAATGCCGAGGTGGTGACCTGCCTGAACATCAGCGAAGACCACATGGACCGCTACAGCGGCCTGCCGGCCTACCACCAGGCCAAGCATCGAATCTTTCGTGGTGCGCGCCAGGTGGTGGTCAATCGTGACGATCGCCTCAGCCGGCCATTGGTGGCTGATGATTTGCCCACCTGGACCTTCGGGCTCGGCAAACCCGACTTCAAGGGGTTTGGGCTGTTCGAAGATAAGGGTGAGAAGTACCTGGCGTTCCAGTTCGAGACGCTGATGCCTGTTCGTGAGCTAAAGATGCGAGGCGCGCACAATCAGTCCAATGCGCTGGCGGCCCTGGCGCTGGGCAATGCCGTAGGGCTGCCGTTCGAGCCGATGCTGGAGACGCTGCGCCAATTCGCCGGCTTGCCGCATCGCTGCCAGTGGGTTGGCCAGCGGAACGGGGTCGATTACTACGACGATTCGAAGGCTACTAATGTCGGAGCGGCGCTGGCAGCGATCGAAGGCCTGGGAGCCGATATTGATGGCAAGCTGGTGCTGATTGCCGGTGGCGACGGCAAGGGGGCAGATTTTTCGGCGCTGCGTTTGCCGATTGCTCGTTACTGCCGCGCCGTGGTGTTGCTCGGTCGCGATGCACAGCGTCTTGCCGATGCCTTGGCCGATGCTACGGCCCTGGTCCACGTTACGACGCTAGACGAGGCTGTACAGCGCGCCGCTGAGTGCGCGAATGAGGGCGATGCGGTATTGCTCTCGCCGGCCTGTGCCAGCCTGGACATGTTCAAGAATTTCGAAGAGCGTGGCCAGCTCTTCGCCGCTGCGGTGGAGGCGCTCAACTGA
- the mraY gene encoding phospho-N-acetylmuramoyl-pentapeptide-transferase yields the protein MLLLLAEYLQQFHKGFAVFQYLSLRGILGVLTALVLSLWMGPWLIRTLQLRQIGQSVRTDGPQSHLSKSGTPTMGGALILSAISISTLLWADLSNRYVWVVLAVTLLFGAIGWVDDYRKVIEKNSRGLPSRWKYFWQSVFGLGAAVFLYMTAQTPVETTLILPLLKNIEIPLGIGFVILTYFVIVGSSNAVNLTDGLDGLAIMPTVMVGGGLGIFCYLSGNVNFAEYLLIPYVPGAGELIVFCGALIGAGLGFLWFNTYPAQVFMGDVGALALGAALGTIAVIVRQEVVLFIMGGVFVMETLSVMIQVASFKLTGKRVFRMAPIHHHFELKGWPEPRVIVRFWIITVILVLVGLATLKLR from the coding sequence ATGCTGCTGCTGCTCGCCGAGTATCTGCAACAGTTCCACAAGGGCTTCGCGGTCTTTCAGTACCTGTCGCTGCGTGGAATTCTCGGCGTCCTCACCGCGCTCGTGCTGTCGCTGTGGATGGGCCCTTGGCTGATCCGCACGCTGCAGTTGCGCCAGATCGGCCAGTCCGTGCGTACCGATGGTCCGCAGTCGCACCTGTCCAAATCCGGCACCCCGACCATGGGTGGTGCGCTGATCCTCAGCGCCATCAGCATCAGCACGCTGCTGTGGGCAGACCTGTCCAATCGCTATGTCTGGGTGGTACTGGCGGTGACTTTGCTGTTCGGTGCGATCGGTTGGGTCGATGACTATCGCAAGGTGATCGAGAAGAACTCCCGTGGCCTGCCGAGCCGCTGGAAATATTTCTGGCAATCGGTCTTCGGCCTCGGCGCCGCTGTCTTCCTTTATATGACTGCGCAGACGCCAGTCGAAACCACGCTGATCCTGCCGTTGCTGAAGAACATCGAGATCCCGCTGGGCATCGGTTTCGTGATTCTCACCTACTTCGTCATCGTCGGCTCGAGCAACGCGGTCAACCTCACCGATGGTCTTGATGGTCTGGCGATCATGCCTACCGTGATGGTCGGTGGTGGCCTGGGTATTTTCTGCTACCTGTCCGGTAACGTGAACTTTGCCGAATACCTGCTGATTCCTTATGTGCCAGGCGCCGGTGAGCTGATCGTCTTCTGCGGCGCGCTGATCGGCGCCGGTCTCGGCTTTCTCTGGTTCAACACCTATCCGGCCCAGGTCTTCATGGGCGACGTCGGCGCGCTGGCGCTCGGCGCAGCCCTGGGCACCATCGCGGTAATCGTCCGCCAGGAAGTGGTGTTGTTCATCATGGGTGGCGTGTTCGTGATGGAAACCCTGTCGGTAATGATCCAGGTCGCCAGCTTCAAGCTGACCGGCAAGCGCGTGTTCCGCATGGCGCCGATCCACCACCATTTCGAACTCAAGGGCTGGCCCGAACCTCGGGTAATCGTGCGCTTCTGGATCATTACCGTGATCCTGGTGCTCGTTGGCCTCGCCACCCTGAAACTGAGGTAA
- a CDS encoding UDP-N-acetylmuramoyl-tripeptide--D-alanyl-D-alanine ligase: protein MLEAMRLSALQQPLSGRLIGADAGFDAVSTDSRAVQPGQLFIALTGPRFDGHAYLADVATKGAAAALVEREIAGASLPQLVVADTRLALGRLGALNRDAFSGPVAAITGSSGKTSVKEMLASILRSAHGQNAVLATRGNLNNDLGAPLTLLELSAEHRAAVIELGASRPGDIAYTVKLVRPDVSLITNAGTAHVGEFGGPHKIVEAKGEILDGLSESGIAVLNRDDKAYPIWAERVAGKRIVSFGLANPLADFSAGSIAYDQRGCPSFVLTGPLGNLRIQLNLLGRHNVANALAAAAAAHALGVDADAVVAGLQQLQPVKGRAVALMLGNGVRLIDDSYNANPASICAAIDVLTSFAGRTILVLGDMGELGEWAEQGHREVGAYAVGKVDTLYAVGPLMAHAVQAFGPGARHFADQASLIDSLRAEQGSGTTILIKGSRSAAMDKVVDALAGPSMEKH, encoded by the coding sequence ATGCTTGAAGCGATGCGCCTGAGCGCGCTGCAGCAGCCTTTGTCCGGCCGTCTGATAGGCGCGGATGCCGGCTTCGACGCAGTCAGCACCGACAGTCGCGCTGTTCAGCCGGGGCAGTTGTTCATCGCGCTGACCGGACCTCGCTTCGATGGCCATGCCTATCTGGCAGACGTGGCCACTAAAGGCGCAGCTGCAGCCTTGGTTGAGCGCGAGATCGCAGGCGCGTCGCTGCCGCAACTGGTCGTCGCCGATACCCGTTTGGCACTCGGGCGCCTTGGTGCGCTCAATCGTGACGCTTTCTCCGGGCCTGTCGCAGCGATCACCGGCTCCAGCGGCAAAACCAGCGTAAAGGAAATGCTCGCCAGCATTCTGCGTAGCGCGCACGGGCAGAACGCCGTACTGGCGACTCGCGGCAATCTCAATAATGATCTGGGCGCGCCGTTGACCCTGCTAGAGTTGAGCGCCGAGCACCGCGCTGCGGTCATCGAGCTCGGTGCTTCGCGCCCCGGCGACATCGCTTACACCGTAAAGCTGGTGCGACCTGATGTCAGTCTGATCACCAACGCCGGGACCGCTCATGTCGGCGAGTTCGGCGGCCCGCACAAGATCGTCGAAGCCAAAGGCGAGATTCTCGACGGTCTGAGCGAAAGCGGCATTGCGGTCCTGAATCGCGATGACAAGGCCTATCCGATCTGGGCCGAGCGTGTCGCGGGCAAGCGTATCGTTTCTTTCGGCCTGGCGAACCCGCTCGCCGATTTCTCCGCCGGCTCTATCGCCTACGATCAGCGCGGTTGCCCGAGCTTCGTTTTGACCGGCCCGCTGGGCAATCTCCGTATTCAACTCAATCTGCTGGGGCGGCACAACGTTGCCAATGCCTTGGCCGCAGCTGCGGCGGCTCATGCGCTCGGTGTCGACGCCGACGCCGTTGTTGCCGGCCTGCAACAGCTGCAACCGGTCAAGGGCCGCGCCGTAGCGCTGATGCTGGGCAATGGTGTGCGCCTGATCGACGACAGCTACAACGCCAATCCTGCTTCGATCTGCGCGGCAATCGACGTGCTGACCAGTTTTGCCGGTCGCACCATCCTCGTGCTTGGCGATATGGGCGAGCTGGGCGAGTGGGCTGAGCAGGGCCATCGTGAAGTTGGCGCATACGCGGTTGGCAAAGTCGACACCCTCTACGCGGTAGGGCCGCTGATGGCCCATGCGGTTCAAGCGTTCGGCCCGGGGGCGCGACATTTCGCCGACCAGGCCAGCCTCATCGATAGCCTGCGAGCCGAACAGGGCAGCGGCACCACCATTCTGATCAAGGGCTCACGCAGCGCGGCGATGGACAAAGTCGTCGATGCGCTCGCTGGGCCATCCATGGAGAAACATTGA
- a CDS encoding UDP-N-acetylmuramoyl-L-alanyl-D-glutamate--2,6-diaminopimelate ligase: MPMPLNHLLPQAGSDVLIRELTLDSRKVRGGDLFLAVPGLQFDGRDHVQDAIARGAAAVAYEAEGLDQALTGNAVMVPVLHLASQLSAIAGRFYGEPSRSLRLVGVTGTNGKTSVSQLIAQALDRLGEPCGIIGTLGTGFHGHLQLGRHTTPDAIGVQATLANLKQEGARAVAMEVSSHGLDQGRVAALDFDVAVFTNLSRDHLDYHGTMEAYGAAKARLFDVPGLRCRVINIDDGFGRVLAGEERDSRLVTYSLEDRSAYLFCADARLSDDGIHARLITPQGERSMRSPLLGRFNVSNVLAAIGALLGMDYPLDEILAVLPELEGPAGRMQRLGGGDRPLVVVDYAHTPDALEKVLTALRPHARGRLLCLFGCGGDRDTGKRPLMAEVAERLADGVVVTDDNPRNEAPEQIIENIRAGFVNPEAVTIMHGRAQAIASVISMARAEDVVVLAGKGHEDYQEVCGERLPFSDIEEACTGLATWENPHA; encoded by the coding sequence ATGCCAATGCCTCTGAATCATCTGTTGCCTCAAGCTGGCAGCGATGTCCTGATTCGCGAATTGACACTCGACAGCCGCAAGGTTCGCGGCGGTGATCTGTTTTTGGCGGTGCCGGGGCTGCAGTTCGATGGTCGCGACCATGTGCAGGATGCCATTGCCCGCGGTGCCGCTGCGGTTGCTTATGAAGCGGAAGGTCTCGACCAGGCGCTGACCGGTAATGCCGTTATGGTGCCGGTGTTGCATCTGGCCAGTCAGTTGTCCGCCATTGCCGGGCGCTTCTACGGTGAGCCCAGCCGCAGCCTGCGCCTAGTCGGCGTTACCGGAACCAATGGCAAGACCAGTGTCAGCCAGCTGATTGCGCAGGCGCTCGACCGTCTCGGCGAGCCCTGCGGCATCATTGGCACGCTGGGTACGGGGTTTCACGGCCATCTGCAGCTCGGCCGGCATACGACGCCGGATGCCATCGGCGTACAGGCGACGCTGGCCAACCTCAAGCAAGAGGGCGCTCGCGCCGTAGCGATGGAGGTGTCCTCGCACGGCCTGGATCAGGGGCGAGTCGCCGCGCTGGATTTCGACGTCGCCGTGTTCACCAACCTGTCGCGTGACCACCTTGATTACCACGGCACCATGGAAGCCTATGGGGCCGCGAAGGCGCGCCTGTTCGACGTGCCCGGCCTGCGCTGCCGGGTGATCAACATTGATGACGGTTTTGGTCGCGTGCTGGCGGGTGAAGAGCGCGACTCGCGGCTAGTTACGTACAGTCTGGAGGATCGCTCGGCCTATCTGTTTTGCGCCGATGCCCGACTCAGTGATGATGGCATCCATGCGCGGCTCATCACTCCCCAGGGTGAGCGCTCGATGCGCAGCCCGTTGCTGGGACGCTTCAACGTCAGCAATGTACTGGCCGCCATTGGCGCTCTGCTGGGAATGGACTACCCGTTGGATGAAATCCTGGCTGTGCTGCCGGAGCTCGAGGGCCCAGCTGGCCGCATGCAGCGCTTGGGTGGCGGTGATCGCCCGCTGGTCGTGGTCGACTACGCACACACACCCGATGCATTGGAAAAAGTCCTCACCGCACTGCGTCCACACGCGCGCGGCAGGTTGCTTTGCCTGTTCGGTTGCGGCGGTGATCGTGATACCGGCAAACGTCCGCTGATGGCTGAAGTCGCGGAGCGTCTGGCCGACGGCGTTGTGGTCACCGATGACAATCCGCGCAACGAGGCGCCCGAGCAGATCATCGAAAACATCCGTGCAGGGTTCGTCAACCCCGAGGCCGTCACCATCATGCATGGCCGCGCCCAAGCGATTGCCAGCGTTATCTCGATGGCACGAGCCGAGGACGTGGTCGTGCTCGCCGGCAAAGGTCACGAGGACTACCAGGAAGTTTGTGGTGAGCGCCTGCCGTTCTCCGACATCGAAGAAGCCTGCACGGGCTTGGCCACTTGGGAGAATCCCCATGCTTGA
- a CDS encoding peptidoglycan D,D-transpeptidase FtsI family protein: MNLQGALYPWRFRIVLTLLALLVGAIAWRIVDLQVMDQGFLKGQGDARSVRHIPIPAHRGLITDRNGEPLAVSTPVTTLWGNPKELQTSRARWEELAKALGQDAATLSERLQSQASREFIYLVRGLTPEQGQDVLDLKIPGVYAQEEFRRFYPAGEVAAHVVGFTDIDDRGREGMELAYDEWLAGVPGKRQVLKDRRGRLIKDVQVTKNAKAGKAMALSIDLRLQYLAHSELRNVVHEYGAKAASLVMVDVKTGEILAMANQPTYNPNNRRNLQPAAMRNRAMIDVFEPGSTVKPFSIAAALGTGKYQPDSVVNTLPGWMRIGRYTIRDVSRGGMLSLTGILMKSSNVGISKIALDIGAEPVYAVMQQAGFGQDTGLGFPGERVGNLPNHRKWRDAETASLAYGYGLSVTAVQLAHAYAVLGNQGSNVPLSLLRLDRAQDGVQVIDKQISGTVLQMLRAVVEEEGGGGARAKVPGYQVGGKSGTAKKISGTGGYTKDAYRSFFAGVAPLSNPRIAAVIVVDEPSKGQYYGGLVAAPVFGKVMARALRLMNVAPDNLPPPADLQTAEAVKGKGGRI; encoded by the coding sequence ATGAACCTTCAGGGCGCGCTTTATCCGTGGCGCTTCCGCATCGTACTGACGCTGCTGGCTCTGCTGGTGGGCGCCATCGCTTGGCGTATTGTCGATTTGCAGGTGATGGATCAGGGGTTTCTCAAAGGCCAGGGTGACGCGCGCAGCGTTCGACACATACCGATACCTGCCCACCGGGGCTTGATCACGGACCGCAACGGTGAGCCACTTGCAGTGAGCACGCCAGTTACCACGCTTTGGGGTAACCCGAAGGAGCTGCAGACTTCCCGCGCACGGTGGGAAGAGTTGGCCAAGGCCCTGGGTCAAGACGCAGCGACTTTGAGCGAGCGGCTACAGTCGCAAGCTTCGCGCGAATTCATCTACCTGGTGCGCGGCCTGACGCCCGAGCAGGGTCAGGACGTGCTGGATCTGAAAATTCCCGGTGTATACGCCCAGGAAGAGTTCCGCCGGTTCTATCCAGCTGGCGAAGTGGCCGCGCATGTGGTGGGTTTTACCGATATTGATGACCGTGGTCGTGAAGGCATGGAACTCGCTTATGACGAGTGGCTTGCCGGCGTGCCGGGTAAGCGCCAGGTGCTCAAGGACCGCCGCGGCCGGCTGATCAAAGATGTCCAGGTAACGAAGAACGCCAAGGCGGGCAAGGCCATGGCATTGTCGATCGATCTTCGCCTGCAGTACCTCGCCCACAGCGAACTACGTAACGTTGTGCATGAGTACGGCGCCAAGGCCGCCAGCCTGGTGATGGTCGACGTCAAGACAGGCGAAATCCTCGCCATGGCCAATCAGCCAACCTACAACCCCAACAATCGGCGCAACCTGCAGCCGGCCGCCATGCGCAACCGTGCGATGATCGACGTCTTCGAACCAGGTTCGACCGTCAAGCCGTTCAGTATTGCCGCCGCGCTGGGCACCGGCAAATATCAGCCGGATTCAGTCGTCAACACGCTGCCCGGCTGGATGCGCATCGGCCGCTACACAATCCGCGACGTGTCTCGCGGCGGCATGCTTTCGTTGACCGGCATTCTGATGAAGTCGAGTAACGTTGGTATCAGCAAGATTGCGCTGGATATCGGCGCCGAGCCGGTTTACGCGGTGATGCAGCAAGCCGGCTTCGGTCAGGACACCGGACTGGGTTTTCCCGGTGAGCGTGTGGGCAACCTACCTAATCATCGTAAGTGGCGGGACGCTGAAACCGCATCCCTGGCCTATGGCTACGGCTTGTCCGTGACAGCCGTTCAATTGGCACATGCGTATGCCGTGCTAGGCAATCAAGGCTCCAACGTACCGCTTTCTCTGTTGCGCCTGGATCGGGCGCAGGATGGTGTGCAGGTCATCGACAAGCAGATTTCCGGGACGGTTCTGCAGATGTTGCGCGCTGTCGTTGAAGAGGAAGGTGGTGGTGGTGCGCGCGCAAAAGTGCCGGGCTACCAGGTCGGCGGAAAGAGCGGGACCGCCAAGAAGATTTCCGGCACGGGTGGCTACACCAAGGATGCCTATCGTTCGTTCTTCGCTGGTGTTGCGCCGCTGTCCAATCCGCGGATTGCTGCGGTAATCGTCGTAGATGAGCCGAGCAAGGGGCAGTACTACGGTGGTTTGGTTGCAGCCCCGGTATTCGGCAAGGTCATGGCCCGGGCGCTGCGTCTGATGAATGTTGCACCGGACAATCTGCCTCCGCCGGCCGATCTACAGACCGCGGAAGCAGTAAAAGGCAAGGGAGGGCGCATCTGA
- the ftsL gene encoding cell division protein FtsL: MPRGSLLMLVLFVSVLLSAIAVAYCAHWNRQLLNDLYGELSVRDKAQAEWGRLILEQSTWTAHSRIETLATDQLRMHIPAAADVRLVKP, translated from the coding sequence ATGCCTCGCGGCAGCCTGTTGATGCTGGTGTTGTTCGTCAGCGTTCTGCTGTCGGCTATCGCGGTTGCCTACTGCGCGCACTGGAATCGCCAGCTGCTAAATGATCTGTATGGCGAGCTCAGTGTGCGCGACAAAGCCCAGGCCGAGTGGGGGCGCTTGATTCTTGAGCAGAGCACTTGGACGGCTCACAGCCGCATCGAGACGCTGGCGACTGACCAGCTACGGATGCATATTCCTGCGGCGGCAGACGTCAGGCTGGTGAAGCCATGA
- the rsmH gene encoding 16S rRNA (cytosine(1402)-N(4))-methyltransferase RsmH, which translates to MSQISSLRHITVLLDEAVAALNVRADGRYLDGTFGRGGHSRLLLQQLGSDGQLLGFDKDPLAIATGQALAAEDGRFVVVQRSFAELGEELAQRGWNGTVSGILLDLGVSSPQLDDPARGFSFLHDGPLDMRMDPSRGVSAAEWIAHAEEEEIARVFKEYGEERFAKRMARAVVQRRVEAPFERTADLAKVLTEANPAWEKGKNPATRAFQGLRIYINNELGDLERGLEAALDALEVGGRLVVISFHSLEDRIVKQFMRRHAKGEADKLPRDLPIIPKAFEPRLKLFGKPQYASDAEVKANPRSRSAVMRVAEKLR; encoded by the coding sequence GTGAGCCAGATCAGCAGCCTGCGACATATTACCGTGTTGCTCGACGAAGCCGTCGCGGCGCTGAACGTGCGCGCGGATGGCCGTTATCTGGACGGAACCTTCGGGCGAGGCGGTCATAGCCGACTGCTACTTCAGCAACTTGGCTCTGATGGCCAATTGCTAGGCTTCGACAAGGACCCGTTAGCCATCGCTACGGGGCAAGCACTAGCGGCCGAGGACGGCCGCTTTGTCGTTGTGCAGAGAAGTTTTGCCGAGCTGGGTGAGGAATTGGCGCAGCGCGGCTGGAATGGGACTGTCAGTGGAATTTTGCTGGACCTCGGTGTGTCGTCGCCGCAGCTGGACGACCCTGCTCGTGGTTTCAGCTTTCTTCACGACGGCCCTCTGGACATGCGAATGGATCCAAGCCGTGGCGTGAGCGCAGCTGAATGGATCGCCCATGCCGAAGAGGAAGAGATCGCTCGCGTATTCAAGGAATATGGCGAGGAGCGCTTTGCCAAACGCATGGCGCGCGCGGTGGTGCAGCGCCGTGTAGAGGCGCCATTCGAGCGCACGGCCGACCTGGCCAAAGTGCTAACCGAGGCCAATCCGGCCTGGGAAAAAGGCAAGAATCCGGCGACACGCGCCTTCCAAGGTTTGCGTATCTACATCAACAACGAGTTGGGCGATCTTGAGCGTGGGCTTGAGGCTGCCTTGGACGCGCTTGAAGTCGGTGGCCGGCTCGTTGTTATCAGCTTTCATTCGCTGGAAGATCGCATCGTCAAACAGTTCATGCGCCGACACGCCAAAGGCGAAGCGGACAAGCTGCCGCGCGATCTGCCAATCATCCCAAAGGCCTTCGAGCCGCGATTGAAGCTGTTTGGCAAGCCCCAGTACGCATCTGATGCTGAGGTCAAGGCCAACCCGCGTTCGCGTAGCGCGGTCATGCGCGTTGCGGAGAAACTACGGTGA
- the mraZ gene encoding division/cell wall cluster transcriptional repressor MraZ: MFRGANAISLDAKGRLAMPSRYRDELNSRGDGQLIITIDAVDRCLCIYPLPEWELIEAKLRELPSLREEARRLQRLLIGNAVDLEMDGSGRVVVPPRLREYARLDKRAMLVGQLNKFQLWNEDDWNAISDADLAAIKQPGGLPEELRDLIL; this comes from the coding sequence GTGTTTCGCGGAGCTAACGCCATCAGTCTCGACGCCAAAGGCCGGCTAGCTATGCCCAGCCGGTATCGCGACGAGCTGAATTCCCGTGGCGATGGCCAGTTGATCATCACAATCGACGCTGTGGACCGCTGTTTGTGCATCTATCCCCTGCCCGAGTGGGAGCTGATTGAGGCGAAGCTCCGCGAGCTGCCCTCTCTGCGCGAAGAAGCCCGTCGGTTGCAGCGTCTGCTGATCGGTAATGCCGTTGATCTTGAGATGGATGGCAGCGGTCGCGTGGTTGTGCCGCCGCGCCTTCGCGAGTACGCCCGGTTAGACAAACGGGCGATGTTGGTAGGGCAACTGAACAAGTTTCAACTGTGGAACGAGGACGACTGGAACGCGATATCCGACGCGGACCTGGCGGCCATCAAGCAACCCGGCGGTCTGCCGGAAGAACTACGTGACCTAATCCTGTGA
- the rsmI gene encoding 16S rRNA (cytidine(1402)-2'-O)-methyltransferase codes for MTASAGANSGVGTLYVVATPIGNLEDISARALRVLGDVALIAAEDTRHSSRLMAHFGIQTPLAACHEHNERDEGSRFIGRLQAGDDVALISDAGTPLISDPGYHLVRQARAAGIAVVPVPGACALIAALSAAGLPSDRFIFEGFLPAKTAARCARLEALKEEPRTLIFYEAPHRILESLCDFEAIFGGARVAVLGRELTKTFETLKGLPLAELRAWVEADSNQQRGECVLLVEGWQAPPGESAVSAEALRVLDLLLAEMPLKRAAAIAADITGVRKNLLYQAALERK; via the coding sequence GTGACTGCCAGCGCTGGTGCGAATTCCGGAGTGGGTACGCTTTATGTCGTCGCCACACCTATCGGCAATCTGGAAGATATCAGTGCTCGTGCCCTGCGCGTGCTTGGTGATGTAGCGCTTATTGCCGCGGAGGATACCCGGCATTCGTCTCGCCTAATGGCGCACTTCGGCATCCAGACCCCCTTGGCTGCCTGCCACGAGCACAATGAGCGTGACGAGGGCAGTCGATTCATCGGCCGATTGCAGGCGGGGGATGATGTTGCACTGATTTCTGATGCCGGCACACCGCTGATCTCCGACCCGGGCTACCACCTCGTGCGTCAGGCTCGCGCTGCGGGGATTGCGGTCGTGCCGGTTCCGGGCGCCTGTGCGTTGATTGCGGCACTATCCGCTGCCGGCTTGCCGTCGGATCGTTTCATTTTCGAGGGTTTTCTGCCCGCAAAGACTGCTGCTCGGTGCGCGCGCCTTGAGGCGCTGAAGGAAGAGCCTCGCACCCTTATTTTTTATGAGGCGCCGCATCGAATACTCGAGTCTCTGTGTGACTTCGAGGCGATATTCGGTGGGGCGCGTGTCGCTGTGCTTGGCCGGGAGTTGACCAAAACCTTTGAAACGCTGAAAGGCTTGCCCTTGGCCGAGCTGAGAGCTTGGGTCGAAGCAGACAGCAACCAGCAGCGGGGCGAGTGCGTACTGCTTGTAGAGGGTTGGCAGGCTCCGCCGGGTGAAAGTGCGGTGAGTGCGGAGGCGTTGCGGGTGCTTGATTTGTTGCTAGCTGAAATGCCGCTTAAACGAGCAGCTGCCATCGCAGCTGATATCACGGGTGTGCGTAAGAATCTGTTGTATCAGGCAGCGCTGGAGCGCAAATAG